AGCCGATCGTAGATGACACGCGTGACGCCAATTTTCTGTTTGTAAGAACGCCCCAGGTCGCCTTGAACAGCATTCCCCAACCAGTGTACGTAAGCGAGTGGCCACGGTTTGTCGAGACCGTAGGCTGCTTCGAGTTGAGCAATCCGTTCTTCGGAGAACTGAACTTCAGGATCCTGCAAGTCCATCGTGATCGGTGTACCGGGCATGTTCCGGATTAACCCGAAGATGATGAACGTGATAAGCATCAGTGTCACGACACCAATGGCGATTCGTCGAACGAGAAACGAAATCATGAATTCGACCGGCTAAGAGCGTACAGGCGGGCAGGAAATCATTATTGAGCGGTCGCCCAGATGGCGTCGAATCCGGGGGCATAGTGGTAGGGACCACGAGGACTGAATTTGTACCCGCGAAGTCTCTTATTGAAGGCGTAGAAAGCTCCGCGATAGAAGAGCCAGCAATAAGGCTGTTCTTCCCAAAGAATCTCATCAATCTCGCGGTAGTACTTGGCACGGACGTCGCGATCGAGTTCGACTTTCGCTTTGTCGAAGAGTTCATCCACACGCTTGTTGGAATAATGGCCGTAATTTCGTCCTTCGTCTGTCTTGAAGATGTTCTCGGTCGTCCAGGGATCAGTCCCGGTTCCCCATCCTCCAAACAGTGCCTGAAATTCGTGCTTAGAAGTTTTGTCTTGCACGACCGTAAACTCTGTCGGCATGACGTTGCACTTCACACCAATGCGGCTCAGTGTGTTTGAAAGCGAGTTGCAGACATCAACTCGCCACGGCTGGTTGGGAGTCAGCAACGTGAACTGGAAGGGAATTTTCTTCCCGTTGACAACCTTGTCGCGGATTCCATCCTGATCGGTGTCTTTCCAGCCCGCTTCTTCCAGAAGTGCAACCGCTTTCTTGAGGTCCTGTTTGTACGGAGTGCGTTCTTCTTCCGGGCCCATCCAGGAATCAGGATGAAACTCACTCGAGCAGGCAGGCCAAAGTCCATAAAGCAACGTGTTCAAGATGTAGTCATAGTCGACTGCATAGGCCATCGCTTTTCGGACGCGCAGGTCCGAGAAATATGGGGTCTTCATGTTCCAGCCGAAGAAGTAGTAGACCCACTGAGTTCCGCGAGCTTTCGTGTTGAGTCGATAGAAGTCGGGTTCGGTCGTCTGGTTGACCCATTGAGCTGGCTGGAGTTCCAGGTCGTCAATGTCTCCACGATTTAACGCGAGCAGTTGCGTGTTCGGATCGGTGATGACTTTGAATCGGACGGTTTTGAAGTGCGGCTTGCGGCGAACCTGCTCTCCATTGTGCATGTACCAGTCGTCTCGTCGTTCAAGAACGATTTCTGATTTTGAACGACTCTTGACTGTGTAAGGGCCGCCGCTGATCGGCTTTTGTTCCAACTTAATGTGGGCGTCGGAATCGGCCATCGTTTTGTCGTCTTTGATCGTCTCTTCATAGATGTGTTTGGGGATAATTGGAAAGTTGCAGTTCCAAACATTGGTCGCCAAAGAGTTCTTATGAAAGATGACGAAAGTGTGCTCGTCGTAAGCTTTGATTCCAAGGATGTCGTCCATCCCGGTCCGAACAGCGGGGATGGGAATCTCTTCGTCAAGGATTGTGTGGTACGAAAACTCGACATCATAAGCGGTGACTGGAGTTCCATCTGACCAGGTGATGTCATCGCGAATGACGACTTTGTCGAAGCGCATGTCCTCGCTGGTTTGCCATGAATCGACATATTCGGCGACAGCGAATGGGTCCATATTCCAGTCAAAGCTGAAGAAACCGAGACTGATCATACCTACAACATCAATCTCCACGGTTGAGCTTTGCATCAACGGATTCAGCGACTTTACTTCTGAAGGCAGATGGCGCACGATCTCAGTTGTAAAATCGGCGTCTTCATCCGTCGCATAGAGTTGGCCGAGGGCACTAATAATCTTCTCGTTGTTCTCGTCGGAGTCGTTTTTCAGCTTCAAAGCTTCTTCGACGCTGACTTCCGGAGGGTTTTCCTTCAGATATTCCCGGTAGAGCTCGAGAGAGTCGATCACCGGGCTGTCGACCCAGGTGACTTGCGTGTTGAGATCGTCGAGTGTGGCGGGCGGATCGAAAACCTGCTCCGGTTCCGCAGCAGCGATGGCTTCCGAAGAGATTGAGCCATCTGCGAATTCGGAACGAAGCTCAGCCAGCAGCTCCGATTTGAGCTCCTCTTTCATTTCGCCGAGGAGAGTCCTCAGCTGTTCCTCTTGTTTTTCCTGATTCTCAAGAACTTCCCGATAGTTCGGGGCCTTGGGGCATCCAGAGGTCAACATCACCGAGAAACACAGGAAAACCCGAAGCGAGTTCGAGGCCAGACGACTGCGCATGTGGCTTGCATCCTTTCCGACGACTTTTGCAATCCGTTGTTCGCTGATCAATTCCGTACTGACGGCGAGCGAGCTGTCACAGTATCGAACTGAGACGAATCATGAAACGGTTGTAAAGAATTCTGTCACACGCTGTCCACACGAACAAGCGTGAACACGACTCATAAACAGAAATGAAAACTCCTCAAACGTTTCGCGAAACACTTGAGGAGTCGAATCATCAAAGGCAGCAGTTACGGTGCTGCGGAATTATGGGAGTTCTTTGATCTGGATTTCACGAAACTCGACAGCATCTCCATGACCAGCGAATCCAAAGTGACCCGCTTCGAGATCTTTTCCCGGATGAGCCGAGTCAGCCATGTACTCGGTAATCTCGCTGAGATCGGTGTCGAGGATTTTGTTGCCGTTGAGTTCAACGACAATGCGTGAACCGTCGACGGTGACTTCCTGGTAGTTCCACTCACCAGCTTCTCGCAGATACCCTCTCGCAGCTGCGGCCATGCCGTAAGCGGAACCGTGATACTGCCGAGGATCAAGCTTTGCGTATTTCGGATGCTCGGAATCAAGAACCTGCAGTTCTGTCATTCCGGCGTAGGCTGGGTTTCCGCTTCCGGGGTAACGAATCGCCAAGCCATTGTTTCCGCCTTCAGGAATTTTGATCTGCAGGCTGACTTTGAAGTTCTTGTATTCTTTCTCGGTGAACAGATTCCCGCCGGTCTTCGGTTGGCAACGAATCGCTCCGTTGAAGACTTCGTAGTTGTCCGTCGCACCAGCCCAGCCGGTCAGGTCTTTTCCGTTGAAGATCGGTTCGAAGCCCTCTTCACGCTCCTCAATGAGAATGGCGGTCGCTTCTTCCGGAGTGAATTCTTTGATGGCAATGTTTCGCCACTGAATTTCTCCTCCGTGTGTCTGCAGCTGAATTTGTCCGGTCGGTCGCAAAGGTGTGATGCGTTCCTTGTCCCAGTAGTTTTCCATCAAGGCGTTCTTGACGACTTGTTCGCCGTTCAGCCAGACGCTTGTGCGAGCACCGATCTGACGAATTTTGAAGGTGTTCCATTCGCCGAATGGCTTATCCATCAGCTTGGACGGATCTTTTCCGGGAGTGCCGGCGGAGTTGTTCCAGAGACCTCCAGAGCCAAGATTTGCTCCGAGATTGAATTTTTTCTCTTCAGTCGAGTCCCAGATTTGGACCTGTGGAGAATTCTTGAGATAGATCCCGCTGTCGGCTGCGGGGACAGTTTTGTATTCGATGAGCAGTTCGTAGTCGCGGAACGAATCATCAGTGGTCAGATAAGCTCCATGTCCATCGTTGACGATCGCACCGTCAACAACTCGCCAGTGTTCTGCGACCGACTGATTCCATTCGTCGAGTTTGGCTTCCCGCTCAGCTTTGGGCATCGCCTCCAACTGATCAGGATTGAAGTGTGGCATCCCGTGCCAACCGGTGAAATCTTTTCCGTTGAATAGAGGTCGATATCCATCTTCGGCAGACACTGAACACGTCGTCGCCGATAGAACGGCACTGGTGATGGCGAAAAAGGCGATGTTTCGCAAAGCGGGACTCCTCAGTCTTGGTGAAAGACAAACGGGCGGGCGAGTCGATGAACGATTTTCACCGTACTTCGAGCCTGCAGCGTAGTCAAACCTGGGGCAACTTGCGACGCAATCGAACGCTTCAAGCTGTGTGAATTCGAGTCGGATCTGTCCAGATTGGTGTTGTGGCGATTCGACAAAGTGGCATATCTTGCCGATCTCAACGTTGAATTCGTCGTCACGTGAGATTGTGATCGACTGGAGCCGGACCCGTTGCTCCTGACGAATTCAGTGTGTGGACAGGTTCAAAGAGTTGAACCTTTTCACCACCTTAAAAAAACGGGATGCCTTTGCCGGATGACATGGACGGATGGCAAGGCATGTGCAATGCATGGAGGTCTCGCACGATGGGCAAGATCGGTAGTTCAATTCTTACTTTTCTGCTGTCAGTTCCACTCACGGCAGGCACGCTGGTCGCCATTTTTGGTGTCCCGCAATCCGCACAACTGAGTGCTGCGCCCGATGAAGAGGTCGTTCTCAGAGACCCGTTTCATGAAGGGGATCAATGGGCCAGCGACAGTCAACTCGGACAACCTGCACAGTTCCGTCAGCCTTCTGCCAGCCGCCCTCAATTGCACTTTGGAGAATCCCAAACGGGTGAATCCAATGCCCCTGCTTTCGGAAGCCCGCAAGGAGCTCAAGCGAGCAATTCCCTGGGAAATCATGCTCCG
The sequence above is drawn from the Thalassoglobus sp. JC818 genome and encodes:
- a CDS encoding ABC transporter substrate-binding protein; amino-acid sequence: MRSRLASNSLRVFLCFSVMLTSGCPKAPNYREVLENQEKQEEQLRTLLGEMKEELKSELLAELRSEFADGSISSEAIAAAEPEQVFDPPATLDDLNTQVTWVDSPVIDSLELYREYLKENPPEVSVEEALKLKNDSDENNEKIISALGQLYATDEDADFTTEIVRHLPSEVKSLNPLMQSSTVEIDVVGMISLGFFSFDWNMDPFAVAEYVDSWQTSEDMRFDKVVIRDDITWSDGTPVTAYDVEFSYHTILDEEIPIPAVRTGMDDILGIKAYDEHTFVIFHKNSLATNVWNCNFPIIPKHIYEETIKDDKTMADSDAHIKLEQKPISGGPYTVKSRSKSEIVLERRDDWYMHNGEQVRRKPHFKTVRFKVITDPNTQLLALNRGDIDDLELQPAQWVNQTTEPDFYRLNTKARGTQWVYYFFGWNMKTPYFSDLRVRKAMAYAVDYDYILNTLLYGLWPACSSEFHPDSWMGPEEERTPYKQDLKKAVALLEEAGWKDTDQDGIRDKVVNGKKIPFQFTLLTPNQPWRVDVCNSLSNTLSRIGVKCNVMPTEFTVVQDKTSKHEFQALFGGWGTGTDPWTTENIFKTDEGRNYGHYSNKRVDELFDKAKVELDRDVRAKYYREIDEILWEEQPYCWLFYRGAFYAFNKRLRGYKFSPRGPYHYAPGFDAIWATAQ
- a CDS encoding DUF1080 domain-containing protein, translated to MAFFAITSAVLSATTCSVSAEDGYRPLFNGKDFTGWHGMPHFNPDQLEAMPKAEREAKLDEWNQSVAEHWRVVDGAIVNDGHGAYLTTDDSFRDYELLIEYKTVPAADSGIYLKNSPQVQIWDSTEEKKFNLGANLGSGGLWNNSAGTPGKDPSKLMDKPFGEWNTFKIRQIGARTSVWLNGEQVVKNALMENYWDKERITPLRPTGQIQLQTHGGEIQWRNIAIKEFTPEEATAILIEEREEGFEPIFNGKDLTGWAGATDNYEVFNGAIRCQPKTGGNLFTEKEYKNFKVSLQIKIPEGGNNGLAIRYPGSGNPAYAGMTELQVLDSEHPKYAKLDPRQYHGSAYGMAAAARGYLREAGEWNYQEVTVDGSRIVVELNGNKILDTDLSEITEYMADSAHPGKDLEAGHFGFAGHGDAVEFREIQIKELP